Genomic DNA from Nicotiana tabacum cultivar K326 chromosome 21, ASM71507v2, whole genome shotgun sequence:
AAAGAAGGATATCTGTACACAAAAAAGGTCCTAATCTTGCAAAGAGTATGAAATCTAACATGCTATTTTCATCCTTTACATCCTGAAGATAACACCAtaaagccaaaagccataagcaACTATGTTTAAGTTGCTGTACACTAACTTTCTGCCTTCAAAGCATCTCAAATTTCTTTCCTAACATATATTCCAGCATATACTCGCAGGGAttgtgttccaaatgttcctTAATGGTTTGCTAGTAGTTATATGTATTAAAACAAACCATGTAGAGCTCTTAAAGAGTTtgattgttatttttatttctataGTTACTTCAAATGTCGTCAATTCCACTTTGCGGTATTTGTGAATGATATCAGTGAATGCAAGAATGCCAGTTTACTTTCTTTTGTCTTTGAACAAAAAACCGTGAAAATAAGCTCTGAAACTAATCCATTTGAATTTTGGAATGGCACAGAAACTCTCCGAGGGGCTAGAATGATTTCTGGTCGCACAAACGGGTAACTAAAATTCCATTCTCTTTCTTGATCTAGATTTTGGAGAACTCAGAGTTAAAGTGTGGACTTGAATCAGGTGTTGTATCTATTTCATTTGTGCATTTAGGTAGTGACCATGAAAGGTGAGGATTGATAGGTGACTTAATAGTGACCAGTAATTCACTATTAATTACCTTGTTCTTTGGCGTCCCATTTTACTGGATAAATCCATACTTTGTGTGATCACACAATAACTATATCCTCGAATTCTAAGAACCCAGATCAGTCAACGACCAAGAAGTTTATGCCATAATTTGTCCATCTTCTTCCTTCCGTCTCCTTGCGCTTCTACACTTACCCCTCCACCTTTCCCCTGCCTATTCCCAATCTCACCACAATCTGATTTTATTTGATCCCATTCCCAGCAAATACAGCCTTTATTGGCTTCAAATAAAACCGCCAAATATTGTTTCACCAAAGTAGTATTAGAAAAGAGCTGTTCTTCCTTTTCCAATTAAGGTTAGGTAATTTCATTGAATATTAGAAAAGAGACGCTTCTTCAAGGGGAAGCATATTTAATATCTTAAAACTTGAGTGATTTCATAACAATGCCTGTGGCCTTATTTTCCCGAAAAGGTGGGCTACATAGTAGTTAGATTTAAGAAAGTGAGTCTGTTGTGGGGATTGTGGTTTTCCTTGGAACTGAATCGGATGAGATCACTTTCTCAATGAATTTGTTTGTGGAGCTGTGAATGTGGAACTTTAGTATCAAGATACTGTTCCAGTTATCCTTAGTGCATTAATCCCCTTTCTCATCCAATCACATGGTTTATAGATGTGTTCAGACAGTGTCTGTAATGATCCAGGTGCTGCTGCAAATTCAATGTGGGACCACATAAGATTTGGCGAAATTGTATCTATAACTTATTTGGTAACTACTATTTGTGCTTCTGAAGTAAAGTATTGTCTCAGTTATTCGCTTATAGTGATATTTTTACCGGCTTTGTTGGACCGAAGTCTACTCTTGGCTAAGGCGCAACTGGGCGGTGCTTCCTTTGTCAACTAACTTCACTTTCAGAGAAGAATGACATATGTAATACATGATTTTATGAACATCAATTAGATGAAGCAGGATCTGTCCTTGAGTTAATGGGATTGGAAATGGCTTCTCTTTTGGATGcgcttctttctttttttccctgCATTAAAatacaacaactacaacaaaccgAGTGTATtctcacaagtgaggtctggggagggtaatgtgtacgtagACTTACCCCCTACCTTTAAAAAGGTAGAGGTTGTTTACGGTACACCCTCAGCtcaaaaaagataaaagggaaggGGCAATGACAAGCAAGCAAATCAGGAAACCAAACGAAAACACAAAACTAACACTAGGTAGTGCAATTAGAAAACCAAAAGAAGGCAACAACAAGTAGTTACAGAAGTCTAGAAAGACGAAAATACACGAATGACACTAAGTGGTACTAAAGCTACTGTAACAAACAAAGACAAAACTCGACTACCTATCTCTCTACCCTAATTCTcaacctccataccttcctatccatgctcatgtcctcagtaagctgGAGCAACGCCATATCTTGCCTAATCATCTCTCCCCAATACATCTTCGGCCTGCCCTACCTCTCCGTTGGCCATccaaggccaacctctcacatCTCCTCACTGGAGCATTTGtgcctctcctcttcacatgcccgaaccatcttagTCTCGCCTCCCGGATCTTGTCCTCCACAGAGGTCACACTCACTTTGTCCCGGATAACTTCATTTCTAATTCTGTCTAACctggtatgcccgcacatccatctcaacatcctcatctcagtcaccttcatcttctggacatgggagttcttgactggccaatatTCTGCCCCATACAACAAAGTCGGTCTGACCACTGCTCTATAGAACTTCCCTTTTTAAGTCTTGGTGGAACATTTTTATCACACAAGACGCCGGAagcaagcctccatttcatccatcccgccccaatacgatgtgtgacatccccTGCATTAAAATAAGGTAGGAAAAAGAAACAATACAGGTGGATCCAATATACTGTATTGGGAACATGAGAGAATGAGGTATAAAATTCTTTTGTAAAATGTTGACAAAAGTTCTAACACTCTTTTCTACCCCAAATATTTAAACTGCTTTTCCGGTTATTTTGGGTTAATTGCTGAAGTATCCGTGGCAAGAAAATTGGGTTTTTAAGTTTGACTAGCAATGTTGattttaccttttcttttttattttactcaATTTGATTAATCATTTGTGCAGTGCTATATGCATTACAAAGTTATTCATTTGTGTAGTAGTTGACATAGGTTGCCGTTTGCTACTAACTTTAGTgcaaaatttcgcttcaactcatgAAAAATTTTAGCTGATTAAAATTACAGGACAGTAGTGCAAATGGTACAGCTAGAGGAAAAAAGAAGGTGCTACAATAGCTTCTGCCTGTTGGTCTATTAAAGCTTTCTATTATAGTAGATTCTATTATGACCATTGCAGTGCAGTGAAGATTGGTAATATACTCATGTATGAGTGCTACGAAACAAGATCAACAATCCACAAAGCTTTGCTATGGCTGAAAAGAAATACTTCTGCTTGTTCATTTCAATGGAGTAAATTCAGGATTGGAACCTCAAGGCTTTGATTTAATGAGAAGAAATGGAAGTACTTTCTGGAGGATGGTTATCTTGTTCTGTAGTATGTGATGTATTTCCACCTCAGGTTAAAGGTGTGGAACTCCCATATATCATACCATATTCTGTTTCAACTATTTCCTTGACTGTTTTGTGAGGGGATAGACACCATTGGACAGTTTTCAATTCCATAGGATCACCTATTCTCATGCGTTAGCTCATTCAAACTGATTAGATGAAAGAAATAACGGTTATGTTCTTTTTGTTCTAGTATTAAAGCGGGTTGAGAAtcatgaggtctcaggttcagATCCCAGATGGTAGAAAAATATTAGGTTATTTCTCCCAGCTTTGATGGATAGAGTTACATGTACCTGTTGCTCGTGGAAGGTAGCAAGTATCCCATGGAACTAGTCGAGGTGCGTGCAAACTGACCCGGACAACACGGTTATCCAAAAAAAATGATGATACCTAGATGGTCAGTTTCTATGACTCTAGCTGCTAATTTATTCTGAAAAAGAACACCTTTATTTCATCTAAACTCCAATATGTTTTTTGTTCTTAGATGAAAAGGTTCTCTGCCATATAACTTCTGTATGCTCTATAGTGAAAACATAGATCATAGATCCAAGAAGATTCTTCTGACCACTAATATGATTGTAGATGTTAAATGTTCCATATTGGTGAAAGAGTTGGGTGTTGTTTCCTTTTATGGTCTTAGGAACTCAGATCTTGAGCTAGCTTTTATGGTTGAGTTAGGCCGAAGATTCATTTCTTATCAAGCCATAGAAATATCATATTATGGTTTCAAACCTCCTTGGCTAGAAAGAAACAAGAAAACTATCCTAGAAATTTAAATACAACATATTTGTGTTGGTTGGATGTCATGAAGAAGATTCAAAAATGGTAAGCAACCATTTTTCTAACAAAGACATTTGACAAAGAAGTTTTCTGAGTGTTAAAAATAGCTTATTTCTGGCTCTTCTTCCTCCACAAATCGCCAAACATCTTAATACCAGAACCTTTTCTCTTCACATGTCCAAAACCATCATCAGAGTCATCATTTACCTCTGGGTAACCCATGTAACTACCATATCCTCCAACTTCTGGTTCGAATACATTACCATAGCGCTTATAATCCATTGATCCACACCTCTCAGAAAGCCTTCTCCCATTCATCTCCACTTCTCCAGCCAGCACAGCTGCTGCAGCATCTGCAGCTTTCCTCCATTGTTCTGTTTGTACTCTCAGTTTCTTCATCTCACTCTCTAATTCCTCCTTCGCCTTTTCGCTTGCTTCAAGCTTCTCATTTATCTCAAAAGCATTACTCTTACTTGTTTCAAGTTCTTGAATTACTTGGTTGAACTTGAGATTCATTTCCTCTGCTTTGGCTTTATTGGATGAAATTTCCAGTGTCTTTTCATTCACTTCCTTCTTCAGGTTCTCATTTTCTTGACAAAAAACTTGAAGCTCTTTTTCTTTCTCCTCCAACTTGGCTTTCAACAAGCTTATTTCTTCattcttcaaatccagctcctcATATGACAAAGCTGTGATCTTTAGCTCATCTTCATTAGTGGGATTGCAAATATCAACATTTTGTGGTTCCACTTTCACATTCTCAAGTGAAACTTCAAAAACATCAGTTTCTCTTGGTTCTTGGATTTCCTCAGGTTGTGGGACAGTAGGTTTCTTGGTTTTTATCTCAAGCTGTTCTTGAGTTGCTTGCTTTGCTGCTTCCACTGAAGTTAACTGCTGCTTGAGATTTTTGAGCTCTTCTTGTGCTTTCCCAAGTTGGGAATCCAAATCTGCAATTCTGGTACCAAGTTTCCTTTGATTTAGTGGATCAGATTGAGCGCCTCGGGGCGACCGATGATTTCCCAATTTAGGAGTTCTCTGATCAGAATCAGAGCTTGATGTTCTGAGTTGTAAAGGACCTCTAGGAGATTGCCTTTGAGCCATATCTGATACCCTATTTAACATGAAAGTTGAAACAGAAAACTGCTctaataaagaaaaagagttggACAAATACTACTGTAGTATTACTGAGTGAGTGAGATTCAAATGGTTTCAAGAACTCACCTTGATCTTGGCATTTTAGCTTCTTACTAAAAGAGTTTATGAACAAAGATTCCAACAACTTTAGTCTTGATCtctgtaaaaaaataaaaaaggtggAGTTGTCTGTTTATTAATGATGAAGAATTAACAACACACATAATTCCACCCATTGAGATACTGGTGAAGCATGCTTCTAGAACAGAGAGCAAAGGCAAAACTTCCAGTCCAGTTTTTCCCCAATGCATGGGTCGATATCATTAAAAGATGTGCATATTTTCACTATCTTTCAATATTATGAAGACAATATAAGTAGGTTGTAACATTTTCCTGCAATTATTACTTCCTATATTCTATTTTATGTAACCCagttttctttttagtttatttCAAAAAGAGTAACACTTTTCTACATTGGCAAACTCTTTAACTTTAAAGTTTTTATCCTTAGTAAAATACTTTTATAGTAACAAATATCAAACGTAACATATTCAGGACCACAAGTACGAGCCAAAAATCATCATTTCTTCTTAGATTTCAAGTCCAGTCAAATACTCTATATATAAAGGAAAGGGGGAGATTACTAGTTATGGTTGTGTGGCCAAATATGCTCAAATCCTCACTAAAAAGATGCTTGACAAAACAACATGCTAGAATGTTCTAGTTCAGTCTAATGATTGATTTGTGAAAGCTAAGATGAAAATGTGAACATCAGGAGAGAAACTTTGCTCTATTACTTGTTCATAACCGTGTTTCTCTtaagttttctttgtttattaTCACAATTACGATTCgtgagaaagaaagaaaaaattcgacttttggcTATTGACACTAAATTCATCAGGAAATGACAAATTAATCAAGAAAATGGAAACATGGCTAACTTACCTGGGATGCTTAACACTTAGATTCTCAGTGAATTTCCAAATTCTCCTCCTCAAATGCCACTTTTTCTGTTTATTCCTTTTGTTAATACTATAAAGAAACACctacttgaaaagaaaaagaatcaacAAAAAAAGTCTTATGGCCAGTTAGTAGGCAGTGGAAGTAGGACAGAATTTAAAGATTTGAATTAATAGTGGTGACCCTGTATTATTTAAGTGCATCATCTATGGTAAGACAAGAGGGGTTTTTGAACGTTGAAGGCAGGGTGACACTATAAAAATATGCACATTGCTGTTGGGGAAACTCAATTTGGAAAGCCAATGCCTTATTTATTTGCTTCTTTCAACTTTCCCTGTCTCAGAGCTTATGGATAGTAGTGCTGgcatttaaatctttcaactttttCCCTTCCCTGTAAAAGAAGCATCTATTGGACTTTGAACCGTTAAATAAAGGAATGATATGTCCATCTACTATCTTGTAAATTTCGCCATGGCTAAGGAGGCAGAAAAAGAGACTATTTACGTTTGGTAGTCGAAAGAGTGtataaaatttttcaaaaataaatcgaaaaaatacGGAACCGTCCCGAATAATTTTATATAAGAAAAATGTATTTTATATATTAAgttaaaaataacaaaacattATTTTTTTCTTGGGCCTTGCGATTATGCAAAGAgattttttccttcctatacaatatttgaaacttatttaccaaaattgtcctaattttgtatattacccgccctaaacaatgattacttacaaattatatacaattcattattagtgccttaaattaggaGATTTAGTTACATCTTTTACCTATTCTCTCCTCTCTTCTTTATCTATTCTCTATCGCCTCTCTCCAAATATAATCCATTATTAGTACCTTATGGGATATTTTGTAGTTTCTTGATGtattttatttgcctcttatttgagttaccgtatttttatatgttgttttgactgccttacatacgagtactattctaCATGTACTCATATCCCTTTTTCCGggagcgctgcatcttttaatgaaTGCAGGTATACTTCATCAGGATGATATGGATTTTtatagggatcttcttcactactcagcttatggtgagcccgctacaggtctagtgggtgtttgggtctagttcattttatgtatttaggtatctattgtcatagaagctccatgtacactgtgggtcatgaAATTAAAATATTAGGGAATTCAGTTAcaccatttttcttcttttttttttctccttctcctcTTTCCCATAGTGCCTTAATTGTAGTATTTATgtaaaatgaaaaggaaaaaagtatTATTTAAGAATCACTTCCTCTATATATAGATGATAATGAAAGGAACGAATCACAATTAAGGTTTGGATTTTTTGAAACAGAGAAAAGTTgaaacaatttattttaaatgctcaaaaatattcttttatccTAAACTATTCCCACGAATTAATGCAAGGATGCGATCATAACTCATGGTCGTAATGGATTTCACCCACAGTAATCATTGCGATTATCGTCTATGTTTTTGTATGATTTATACgactaattatatagtatacaatttttttttataacttatctacaactttcatatatcatttttacccagttaaatacaactacaacatcatacaacttaaatacaatttttatacaaattttattcaatgtcttttgtatatgatttgtatatattttgtatgtggagTGTTCTTCCTCTCAGAAATTTCAATCAAAAATTCCtttcttaatacaattttgatacatatcaacaactttatgtaaaaagatagtatttataacctaaatacaaagattcttacattatacaactatttttcaactttcatacaatattcaaataaaaaatatataactacaacagaatacaattaaatacaatttacatacaactttaatacaatttcgtaagtatagtgtatgtcatgtcttcttcttcttcttcttcttcttcttcttcttcttcttcttcttcttcttcttctttttcgagtttcaatctgaaattcaggcaaaatcaagtctaatcttcaccaaacaccctcaaaattgagctataaactccaaaaaatattttcaattgtttgcaacaacacccaatccaaacaaataatagtttttgaaaatccaaattcgaattcaaagcttcggAGCTTTTTAATGTATGTCAATGATGGAGAATCAAAtatcttcaaaatttattgattggcaatttcaattcgaacaccaattgtgcaacatgaaaaaGAAAACTCTATATTGTAACAATTAAAATTCATTGATGAATTTTCTGAGGAAAAAAAGGATGAAAAGCAGAGAAAAACGAAGGAAGAAATTTGGGGTAGTAAcatagaagagagagagagagagagagagagagagagagagagagagagagagagagacggagaaagagagagagaacgCGTAGGGATGGAGATTCTTTATTCAATTTCTAATATAAAGGAATACTTATTTAAActtattttgtatataattgataaattgtatattcctatataattaagttaaaacttgattagaGAGGGTAATAAATATatagtataggaaggtaaaaatcccaATTTATGGTAACTAATCTTGTCCAAACAAGCTTGTCATTTTATGCTCCCATTTGGACATatattttggcttcattttttaaatttttttttgaaaatattgtttgtttatgaaatatgatcatattttgaaaaaaaaatttcaagttccTAAAAACTGGTTTAGGACAGCTTTTGGGTGAATTTTTTTTTCCGTTCataaaatttcaactttttttcaaataaaatgtacgttcaaacacaattttaaaaactctttttcaagtttcaatcaaatcgACGACCAAACGCTAGATATAACTTAGGCATTAGTCCATTGGTATGCCTTTTCACCATGTCAAGACTAGTCAATCTTCAATGTACATGGCACGAAATATCCACAACAGACACCAAAATTTTAGGAACTCTGTACTACTTTCTCTTTATATGAGTACTTTGTAAATTTTTCTATTTGCTAAATACACAAGCAGCCTTTAaatttgtcaaaaaaaaaatcatttaaacacttaaattaaGACTACTGCGTACTGAATTAAGGAACATTTTTGGCAAGTTTGGGTAAGTAAGAAGCATAACTTAGTCTAGAATATTTGTATGAAATAGATCATCTTTAAAGAAGAATAAATCTTTGGCGAATGAGCTTTTTCTCCTTTGACTATTATTTTTGCAAGGTTCTCTATTTCTTCAAAAAGTTTGTAAATTTGTTAAATAGTTGATAGAGATCAAAACTGCTCACTGTTATCATACTTAAATAATTAAAGCTGCTCAAAAGTATATTTAATCATTTTCTCACATTTGAATTACTGCAAACAGTAGAGACCTTAGGATGAACGtgtgtaaagaaaaaaaagaaaaaaagtaaaaaaaaaatagtgtgCAAAGCCTCACGCAAATTTGGTTTATTGTGTCTCACACGGTTATATAAATACCCAGTCAGtttcactatatattttttaggCAGTGTACGTATATTAGTTATAATATATATTACACATTCAATGGCTAAATGGACAACTATTCAGATTAAGTGGCGTTTCgacataagaattgtgaaattccggaaaaataaattcaagtgaaaatgatattttgaaaattagagttgtgtttggacctGAATGCAATTggagttatttttgaatttttgtgttaTGACCCAGTTTCacctaaaggtcgtgatgacgcccaacactacagctaggcaagtcaacaagtaatttaaacacatattcaattatttttaaaactaaccgagtaattaaactcttcttacttgcaatgATCAAAACAAATGTGAAAGGATCTAGtaaattaaaataaccaagaaaataattaaatcaaaaaaattctattaatgtgtgtgccaagacctggtgtcacaagtatatgagcatctagtagattatacaaaaaaataaatactgtctgaaatagaatagacaaaataaaaattcagtaagagacactggtagctgcataATGGCTCAGAAGGGCAGCTCATCACTAAGACTCTGGATATCGTGGGTGCGCGCTGATAGGTCCAACTATAGCACTTGtatcaggtcctgcacaaaaaacTGCAGCAAGTataacatgagtacgtaaacaacgtgtacccagtaagtaccaagcctaatctcgaagaggtagagacgagatggtcgactttgacactcactaagggtcaata
This window encodes:
- the LOC107778935 gene encoding interactor of constitutive active ROPs 4-like isoform X1, with amino-acid sequence MPRSRVSDMAQRQSPRGPLQLRTSSSDSDQRTPKLGNHRSPRGAQSDPLNQRKLGTRIADLDSQLGKAQEELKNLKQQLTSVEAAKQATQEQLEIKTKKPTVPQPEEIQEPRETDVFEVSLENVKVEPQNVDICNPTNEDELKITALSYEELDLKNEEISLLKAKLEEKEKELQVFCQENENLKKEVNEKTLEISSNKAKAEEMNLKFNQVIQELETSKSNAFEINEKLEASEKAKEELESEMKKLRVQTEQWRKAADAAAAVLAGEVEMNGRRLSERCGSMDYKRYGNVFEPEVGGYGSYMGYPEVNDDSDDGFGHVKRKGSGIKMFGDLWRKKSQK
- the LOC107778935 gene encoding interactor of constitutive active ROPs 4-like isoform X2, with the protein product MLNRVSDMAQRQSPRGPLQLRTSSSDSDQRTPKLGNHRSPRGAQSDPLNQRKLGTRIADLDSQLGKAQEELKNLKQQLTSVEAAKQATQEQLEIKTKKPTVPQPEEIQEPRETDVFEVSLENVKVEPQNVDICNPTNEDELKITALSYEELDLKNEEISLLKAKLEEKEKELQVFCQENENLKKEVNEKTLEISSNKAKAEEMNLKFNQVIQELETSKSNAFEINEKLEASEKAKEELESEMKKLRVQTEQWRKAADAAAAVLAGEVEMNGRRLSERCGSMDYKRYGNVFEPEVGGYGSYMGYPEVNDDSDDGFGHVKRKGSGIKMFGDLWRKKSQK